In Mercenaria mercenaria strain notata chromosome 14, MADL_Memer_1, whole genome shotgun sequence, the following are encoded in one genomic region:
- the LOC128548169 gene encoding uncharacterized protein LOC128548169, translating to MASYLLQSKADNTVNKYFNSFTQFEKFCHKNKLVSKPAHPFTVGLYFTSLMDEGKSNHVVTSAFYSIKWVHNINDMEDPTESPVVKQLLEAAKRTHSKPVCKKDVVSTHELHSLCSMFIDSDDICILRDLSMIMITYAGFMRISEVLNLKCKDVRFSEDHVTIYVSKSKTDIYRNGSDIVISKGSTSACPYVLLQKYMNAANLNDKPDEFLFKPALRSKNVVSLVKVNKPLSYTRAKECIVSKLKLVAPNRNLGTHSLRASGITEAAKSSDISERCLKRHGRWKSDIAKDGYVKDSIEKRLAVSKKLDL from the coding sequence ATGGCTAGTTACTTACTACAATCCAAAGCAGATAAcactgtaaataaatatttcaattcgtttacacaatttgaaaaattctGCCACAAAAATAAACTCGTTTCCAAACCGGCACATCCCTTCACGGTTGGGCTTTATTTCACCAGTTTAATGGACGAAGGAAAATCTAATCACGTTGTGACATCAGCTTTTTACAGTATTAAATGGGTACATAACATTAATGATATGGAGGATCCGACAGAAAGTCCTGTTGTGAAACAATTACTAGAAGCAGCCAAGCGTACACACTCCAAACCAGTATGTAAAAAGGACGTTGTATCTACTCATGAACTGCATTCTTTGTGTTCCATGTTCATTGACAGTGatgatatatgtattttaagGGACTTGTCTATGATTATGATTACCTACGCAGGTTTTATGCGAATTAGTGAGGTATTGAACTTAAAATGTAAAGATGTGCGTTTCAGTGAAGATCACGTGACAATATATGTATCGAAGAGCAAAACTGATATTTATCGTAATGGTTCAGATATAGTTATTTCAAAGGGCAGCACTTCGGCGTGCCCGTATGTCTTGTTACAGAAATATATGAACGCCGCAAATTTGAATGATAAGCCTGACGAATTTTTATTTAAACCAGCTTTAAGGTCGAAAAATGTTGTATCTCTTGTAAAGGTTAACAAGCCTCTTAGTTATACTAGAGCTAAGGAATGTATTGTAAGTAAATTAAAATTAGTTGCACCAAATAGAAATCTTGGTACGCATTCTCTCAGAGCCAGTGGTATCACTGAAGCAGCTAAAAGTTCTGATATCTCTGAAAGATGTCTAAAGAGACATGGGAGGTGGAAGTCTGACATTGCCAAAGATGGTTATGTTAAGGATTCAATTGAGAAAAGGCTCGCGGTTTCAAAAAAGCTCGATTTATAA
- the LOC123529945 gene encoding uncharacterized protein LOC123529945, producing the protein MDANIDERVEQKLREHRSSLLTDMEKIITKISDNNAQKFSNLLNAGIPKFKRKSNEEQYKYNSKVGVALDEAESLLSDEKTDECSRKIAEAKDLVLHRQKLIRLADNSELGWRVVHEYECNPLADNSDDEKRMMQAESRANRKFKAEKKRSTRRSWPYRRPTSTVTAPQATVASTTPTQPRRPGLCFDCGKPGHWKGAPECAAKASNNKMSINLLCTLDQKNDGQSKIMGPEEPTETLSPVGRLKEKYHKWKEATGSDYILNVIDKGYKLPFKTIPEGTILKNNRSARENVSFVEQEIQDLLDKGIISKSEKTPKVVNPLTVAINKKGKKRLVLDCRYINPHLHQFKIKFEDIKIAEKLFEKNSFLFTYDLKGAYHHIDIFYEHRTYLGFSFPENGSKKYYVFNSLPFGIKTAGHIFTKLLRIVVSYLRCKGHKIIMFLDDGIGGHNSLMNAITSSDYTKQTFIDFGFLLAHEKCEWVPKQKVTWLGHVLDVEHNLLFITENRIRGLESSIESLLYQVSISKHKLVPVRYLASVVGQITSVQSVIGNKVRLLTRYLFNCINSRASWNAPVMITENAIDELQYWRQNVRSLNKNGKNIDKKEICMYNVFADARQLGYGGYVELNNSQCPSKNTLGDDVMGRRKSQGFDNQSDVYCKHDAQAGNVFSEIEYKDDSLSPEADIISNSGVFGGVNADHVFPEVNTILESPEVDSGIVPNRCTFPEVDKISNMITSEKVDYKHLHQRESFNTKSEVQM; encoded by the exons ATGGATGCAAACATCGATGAACGCGTTGAGCAGAAGTTACGAGAGCACAGATCGTCTTTGTTGACGGACATGGAGAAAATAATAACTAAGATAAGTGATAATAATgctcaaaaattttcaaatttattaaatgCTGGAATTCCAAAATTTAAGAGAAAGTCAAACGAAGAACAGTACAAGTACAATAGCAAAGTAGGCGTAGCTTTGGATGAAGCTGAGTCATTGTTATCTGACGAAAAAACGGACGAATGTAGTAGGAAAATAGCAGAAG caaAAGACCTGGTTTTACACCGGCAAAAGTTAATACGACTGGCTGACAATTCGGAATTGGGATGGAGAGTCGTACACGAGTACGAATGTAATCCTCTTGCCGACAACTCGGATGACGAAAAGCGTATGATGCAGGCCGAATCAAGGGCCAATCGAAAGTTCAAGGCAGAGAAGAAGCGTTCGACACGCCGATCTTGGCCATACAGGAGACCCACGTCTACCGTCACGGCTCCACAGGCGACAGTCGCATCGACCACGCCCACGCAACCTAGACGTCCCGGGCTTTGTTTTGATTGTGGCAAGCCCGGACATTGGAAAGGAGCGCCGGAATGCGCAGCAAAGGCTTCCAATAACAAGATGAGtataaatttgttatgtacattagATCAGAAAAATGACGGGCAGTCTAAAATTATGGGTCCGGAAGAGCCCACTGAAACCTTATCTCCTGTAGGTAGGTTGAAAGAAAAGTATCATAAATGGAAAGAGGCAACTGGAAGTGATTACATATTGAATGTTATTGATAAAGGATATAAATTACCCTTTAAAACAATTCCGGAAGGAACAATACTTAAAAATAATCGTTCAGCCAGagaaaatgtttcgtttgtaGAGCAAGAAATTCAAGATTTATTAGATAAAGGTATAATATCAAAATCAGAAAAAACACCAAAGGTAGTCAACCCCCTCACTGTAGctataaataaaaaagggaaaaagagaTTAGTTTTAGATTGCAGATATATAAATCCCCATTTACAccaattcaaaattaaatttgaggaTATAAAAATAGCAGAGAAATTATTCGAAAAGAACTCCTTTTTATTTACATACGACTTAAAAGGAGCTTATCAtcatattgacattttttatgaGCACAGAACTTATCTAGGGTTTTCGTTCCCTGAGAACGGGTCCAAAAAATATTACGTGTTTAATTCTTTACCATTCGGAATAAAAACAGCTGGGCACATATTCACAAAACTGTTGAGAATAGTTGTTTCATATTTGAGATGCAAAGGACACAAAATCATTATGTTTTTGGATGATGGTATAGGCGGTCATAACTCTCTTATGAATGCAATCACTTCCAGTGATTATACAAAACAAACTTTCATTGATTTTGGGTTTTTACTAGCACACGAGAAATGCGAATGGGTACCGAAACAAAAGGTAACGTGGCTTGGTCATGTGTTAGATGTGGAACATAATCTATTGTTCATTACTGAAAATAGAATACGGGGATTAGAGTCTTCCATAGAATCTCTTCTATATCAGGTCagtatatcaaaacataaattagTACCTGTTAGATATCTCGCAAGTGTCGTAGGACAGATCACTTCTGTACAAAGTGTCATAGGTAACAAAGTACGGCTTTTAACCagatatttatttaattgtattaaTTCTAGAGCCAGCTGGAATGCTCCAGTAATGATCACAGAAAACGCAATTGACGAATTACAATACTGGAGACAAAACGTACGTTCTTTAaacaaaaatggtaaaaacattgataagaaagaaatatgcatgtataaCGTGTTTGCAGATGCAAGACAATTAGGCTACGGAGGGTACGTTGAATTGAACAACTCTCAGTGCCCTTCAAAAAATACACTAGGTGATGACGTCATGGGGCGTCGCAAAAGTCAAGGTTTTGATAACCAGTCAGATGTTTACTGTAAGCATGATGCACAAGCAGGTAACGTATTCTCAGAAATTGAATACAAAGATGATAGCTTGTCCCCGGAAGCGGACATTATAAGTAATTCTGGAGTATTTGGAGGCGTAAATGCCGATCACGTATTCCCGGAAGTGAATACGATATTAGAATCCCCGGAAGTGGATAGTGGTATAGTACCAAACAGATGCACGTTCCCGGAAGTGGACAAAATTTCTAATATGATAACCTCGGAAAAGGTTGATTACAAACATTTACATCAACGTGAGTCATTTAATACCAAATCGGAAGTACAAATGTAG